A single Nicotiana tabacum cultivar K326 chromosome 5, ASM71507v2, whole genome shotgun sequence DNA region contains:
- the LOC107816395 gene encoding uncharacterized protein LOC107816395 isoform X2, translating to MPQSSKQKSHKQSKHSAKGSRDCSDSDEDMKMTERSSKEENSATSVEKRKTSGKDLISYGNGESKEMKGKSLKIDAEKGLKEKEMKNLADSKSKCSKRQESSREKKEENVVASLVEKEDSKSGRVAKRKSEKYSARKEGKDSREVKEKEIGLSEKEKKSQNSLKRQSGDSVDEKQVKREWSTQNELYNPELEKESERRSRKRREGSGDRDKYVDVLNESDSRRSSSRCDRSKDERQRDGKHKDGYGDKYQHGGKDDKDRDAMYLEDVDKDRKQHDEKSREYSDRDGRHREGKYQEDGEIDNRHMHEKYLNDGDRDSRRKNDKHQEDGERERRDRDDKYREDSDKDDRHRDDKYREDGDKDGCHNEDIYHENVERDDRQRNSKYREASERDSRRRDDKQADENDKDKRLRYAKYKDERAPRDRLGDRSGAKHPRDESYAADLQPRKSSKHEGSPGYDDLTRFKDDRGRRRTGAKEDIGDIRSRSIKELRSDAEKRSMSSATVDLVTESGRSISRNAEIELVPSNNRRWTSPSSGSHATRDYYRFSKQDGSKHKDYPYEERVRHGVTRDYAGSAGAVEKNSSSRKTEKLMQREDNILGESSAERRFKSDLCSSPLQQVDKSPSSASYDRRHSSRSEVWRTLEAEESTQRSGGSRDVKEGRGSRDLVGKALAGDNLSFIDGDNVSVSSPYTRRSHFSVNSKSVLPAPPPFRSGGDSPLIFGFSEDDGRGKSNNHHRRINDPNIGRMQGHGWKRVPNWPLPVANGFMPFQHGPPPVGFHPMIPQFPTPPVFGGRPSMDLSHPGITYHIPDADHFPGHVRPMGWRTPVDGSCGPPMHGWNANNAVSGEEAHLNGRPDWDQPRTLSNSGMSWEISDAWKGPLTGSSVELPSGSQKEDYSVQEEESAQPVQSEQKQTDADDQSNDISQSRGALGESTSENLKTTPEEQPIEVKPSEKDDSLLCHVYLSKLDISAELTEPELFDQCISLIDVDKKMTSYVDDSRILFLEGHVAASITIPSKFSSGPPFAVMTDSVFQKALSLYQERREVKVMNCKKWSFPGQDGKAYPGHKFENFSSECGETTEPAMAGNMLEEDGDLGVVGSSKSSCPETSEPMTVDGEEKSEFRLSTAESVGMEGETVLGVAEEGNPLSAEEVEGSSESPTEMSKDLNRSNDSVGNFSDDFKKEKEIVDVKCDPLLLPCVSSEAFEAVMPESIEFGSVNLSRIHHSPESTH from the exons ATGCCTCAAAGTTCGAAGCAGAAATCGCACAAGCAGAGTAAACACAGTGCTAAGGGGAGTAGAGACTGTTCGGATTCTGACGAGGATATGAAGATGACGGAGAGGAGTAGTAAGGAGGAGAATTCAGCAACTTCCGTTGAGAAGCGTAAAACTTCTGGTAAAGATCTGATTAGCTATGGAAATGGTGAAAGCAAAGAAATGAAgggaaaaagtttgaaaattgaTGCTGAGAagggattaaaagaaaaagaaatgaagaatcTGGCTGATTCTAAGAGTAAATGTAGTAAAAGGCAGGAGAGtagtagagagaagaaagaggagAATGTTGTTGCCTCATTGGTGGAGAAAGAGGACAGTAAGAGTGGAAGGGTAGCAAAGAGGAAATCTGAGAAGTATTCGGCCCGGAAAGAGGGTAAGGATTCAAgggaagtaaaggaaaaagagataGGATTAtcagaaaaagagaagaagagtcaAAACAGTTTGAAGAGGCAATCAGGGGATTCTGTTGATGAGAAGCAGGTCAAAAGAG AGTGGTCTACACAAAATGAGTTATATAATCCTGAGTTGGAGAAGGAAAGTGAGAGAAGGTCACGGAAGAGAAGAGAAGGCTCTGGTGATCGAGACAAATATGTAGATGTTTTAAACGAAAGTGATAGTAGACGGTCGTCATCCAGGTGTGACCGTAGTAAAGATGAAAGGCAGAGAGATGGAAAACATAAAGATGGATATGGAGATAAGTATCAGCATGGTGGTAAAGATGACAAGGATAGGGATGCTATGTATTTAGAGGATGTGGACAAGGATAGAAAACAGCATGATGAAAAAAGTCGGGAATATAGTGATAGAGATGGTCGACATAGAGAGGGTAAGTACCAGGAGGATGGTGAAATAGATAACAGGCACATGCATGAGAAGTATCTTAATGATGGTGACAGAGATAGTAGGCGCAAGAATGATAAGCATCAAGAAGATGGTGAAAGAGAGAGGAGAGATAGGGATGACAAGTATCGTGAAGATAGCGATAAAGATGATAGGCATAGGGATGATAAGTATCGAGAAGATGGAGATAAAGATGGCTGTCACAATGAAGATATATATCATGAAAATGTTGAAAGAGATGATAGGCAGAGGAATAGCAAGTACAGAGAAGCCAGTGAAAGAGATAGTAGACGCAGGGATGACAAGCAAGCAGATGAAAATGACAAAGACAAGAGACTCAGGTATGCCAAGTACAAGGATGAACGTGCTCCAAGAGACCGTTTAGGTGACAGGTCTGGTGCTAAGCATCCGAGGGATGAGAGTTATGCTGCTGATTTGCAGCCTAGAAAGTCAAGTAAGCATGAAGGCAGCCCTGGTTATGATGATCTAACAAGGTTTAAAGATgacagaggaagaagaagaaccgGTGCTAAAGAGGACATTGGTGATATTAGATCTCGAAGTATTAAAGAACTACGATCTGATGCAGAGAAGAGATCCATGAGCAGTGCTACAGTAGACTTGGTCACTGAGAGCGGAAGATCTATCTCCAGGAATGCTGAAATAGAACTTGTTCCGAGCAACAACAGACGCTGGACTTCACCTAGTTCTGGATCTCATGCTACAAGGGATTATTACAG GTTCTCAAAGCAAGATGGATCTAAGCACAAGGATTATCCTTATGAGGAAAGGGTTCGACATGGCGTCACTAGAGATTATGCTGGTTCTGCTGGAGCAGTGGAGAAAAATTCTTCTTCTCGGAAAACGGAGAAACTGATGCAAAGGGAAGACAATATTCTCGGAGAGTCTTCAGCTGAAAGGCGTTTCAAATCAGATCTTTGCAGTTCTCCTTTACAGCAGGTGGATAAATCCCCTTCATCAGCAAGCTATGATAGGAGACACTCAAGTAGATCAGAAGTATGGAGGACCCTTGAAGCTGAGGAATCAACACAGAGGAGTGGTGGCTCCCGGGATGTAAAGGAAGGCAGAGGAAGCCGTGACTTGGTTGGGAAAGCACTCGCAGGTGATAACTTGTCCTTTATAGATGGAGATAATGTCTCTGTTTCTTCACCTTATACTAGAAGGAGTCACTTCTCTGTCAATTCAAAGTCTGTGTTGCCTGCTCCTCCCCCCTTTAGGTCAGGGGGTGACAGCCCTTTGATTTTTGGCTTTTCAGAGGATGATGGTAGAGGGAAGTCAAACAACCACCACAGAAGAATTAATGATCCTAATATTGGAAGAATGCAAGGACATGGTTGGAAGAGGGTTCCAAACTGGCCGTTGCCTGTTGCAAATGGGTTCATGCCTTTCCAACATGGTCCCCCTCCTGTTGGTTTTCATCCAATGATACCGCAGTTCCCTACACCACCAGTATTTGGTGGGAGACCTTCAATGGACTTGAGTCACCCTGGAATTACTTACCATATACCAGATGCTGACCATTTTCCTGGCCATGTTCGACCGATGGGTTGGCGAACTCCAGTTGATGGTTCATGCGGTCCTCCAATGCATGGGTGGAATGCTAACAATGCTGTTTCTGGTGAAGAAGCTCACCTTAATGGCAGACCAGACTGGGACCAGCCTAGGACACTGTCAAATAGTGGTATGAGTTGGGAGATAAGTGATGCGTGGAAGGGGCCACTAACAGGAAGCAGTGTGGAGCTGCCATCTGGTTCACAGAAGGAGGACTATTCAGTTCAGGAAGAGGAGTCAGCTCAACCAGTTCAGAGTGAGCAAAAGCAGACTGATGCAGATGATCAAAGCAATGACATCAGTCAGTCCAGGGGTGCTCTTGGGGAGAGTACATCTGAAAATTTGAAGACTACTCCTGAAGAGCAACCAATTGAGGTGAAGCCATCGGAGAAAGACGATTCTCTTCTTTGTCATGTTTACCTCTCAAAGCTTGATATATCTGCAGAGCTTACAGAGCCTGAGTTGTTTGATCAATGCATAAGTTTAATCGATGTCGATAAGAAAATGACATCTTATGTTGATGATTCCAGAATTTTGTTTTTGGAG GGGCATGTAGCAGCCTCCATAACGATACCAAGTAAATTTTCAAGTGGTCCACCTTTTGCTGTTATGACTGATTCTGTTTTTCAG AAAGCGCTGTCCCTTTACCAGGAGAGAAGAGAAGTTAAAGTCATGAATTGCAAGAAGTGGTCATTTCCTGGTCAGGACGGAAAGGCTTATCCAGGACATAAGTTCGAGAATTTCAGTTCAGAATGCGGTGAAACTACGGAGCCTGCCATGGCTGGGAACATGCTAGAAGAAGATGGTGATCTGGGGGTTGTAGGTTCTTCAAAATCAAGCTGTCCTGAGACATCAGAGCCAATGACCGTTGACGGAGAGGAGAAATCTGAATTTCGTCTTTCCACGGCGGAAAGTGTTGGGATGGAAGGGGAAACAGTTCTGGGTGTAGCCGAGGAGGGAAATCCCCTGTCTGCTGAAGAGGTGGAAGGATCTTCTGAGTCTCCAACTGAGATGTCTAAAGATTTGAATAGGAGCAATGATTCCGTGGGGAATTTTTCTGATGATTTTAAGAAGGAAAAGGAGATAGTTGATGTTAAATGTGATCCTTTGCTATTGCCCTGTGTGTCTTCTGAGGCGTTTGAGGCAGTGATGCCAGAGTCAATTGAGTTTGGGTCAGTAAATTTAAGTCGGATACATCATTCTCCTGAAAGTACACATTGA
- the LOC107816395 gene encoding uncharacterized protein LOC107816395 isoform X1: protein MPQSSKQKSHKQSKHSAKGSRDCSDSDEDMKMTERSSKEENSATSVEKRKTSGKDLISYGNGESKEMKGKSLKIDAEKGLKEKEMKNLADSKSKCSKRQESSREKKEENVVASLVEKEDSKSGRVAKRKSEKYSARKEGKDSREVKEKEIGLSEKEKKSQNSLKRQSGDSVDEKQVKRGKENAEWSTQNELYNPELEKESERRSRKRREGSGDRDKYVDVLNESDSRRSSSRCDRSKDERQRDGKHKDGYGDKYQHGGKDDKDRDAMYLEDVDKDRKQHDEKSREYSDRDGRHREGKYQEDGEIDNRHMHEKYLNDGDRDSRRKNDKHQEDGERERRDRDDKYREDSDKDDRHRDDKYREDGDKDGCHNEDIYHENVERDDRQRNSKYREASERDSRRRDDKQADENDKDKRLRYAKYKDERAPRDRLGDRSGAKHPRDESYAADLQPRKSSKHEGSPGYDDLTRFKDDRGRRRTGAKEDIGDIRSRSIKELRSDAEKRSMSSATVDLVTESGRSISRNAEIELVPSNNRRWTSPSSGSHATRDYYRFSKQDGSKHKDYPYEERVRHGVTRDYAGSAGAVEKNSSSRKTEKLMQREDNILGESSAERRFKSDLCSSPLQQVDKSPSSASYDRRHSSRSEVWRTLEAEESTQRSGGSRDVKEGRGSRDLVGKALAGDNLSFIDGDNVSVSSPYTRRSHFSVNSKSVLPAPPPFRSGGDSPLIFGFSEDDGRGKSNNHHRRINDPNIGRMQGHGWKRVPNWPLPVANGFMPFQHGPPPVGFHPMIPQFPTPPVFGGRPSMDLSHPGITYHIPDADHFPGHVRPMGWRTPVDGSCGPPMHGWNANNAVSGEEAHLNGRPDWDQPRTLSNSGMSWEISDAWKGPLTGSSVELPSGSQKEDYSVQEEESAQPVQSEQKQTDADDQSNDISQSRGALGESTSENLKTTPEEQPIEVKPSEKDDSLLCHVYLSKLDISAELTEPELFDQCISLIDVDKKMTSYVDDSRILFLEGHVAASITIPSKFSSGPPFAVMTDSVFQKALSLYQERREVKVMNCKKWSFPGQDGKAYPGHKFENFSSECGETTEPAMAGNMLEEDGDLGVVGSSKSSCPETSEPMTVDGEEKSEFRLSTAESVGMEGETVLGVAEEGNPLSAEEVEGSSESPTEMSKDLNRSNDSVGNFSDDFKKEKEIVDVKCDPLLLPCVSSEAFEAVMPESIEFGSVNLSRIHHSPESTH from the exons ATGCCTCAAAGTTCGAAGCAGAAATCGCACAAGCAGAGTAAACACAGTGCTAAGGGGAGTAGAGACTGTTCGGATTCTGACGAGGATATGAAGATGACGGAGAGGAGTAGTAAGGAGGAGAATTCAGCAACTTCCGTTGAGAAGCGTAAAACTTCTGGTAAAGATCTGATTAGCTATGGAAATGGTGAAAGCAAAGAAATGAAgggaaaaagtttgaaaattgaTGCTGAGAagggattaaaagaaaaagaaatgaagaatcTGGCTGATTCTAAGAGTAAATGTAGTAAAAGGCAGGAGAGtagtagagagaagaaagaggagAATGTTGTTGCCTCATTGGTGGAGAAAGAGGACAGTAAGAGTGGAAGGGTAGCAAAGAGGAAATCTGAGAAGTATTCGGCCCGGAAAGAGGGTAAGGATTCAAgggaagtaaaggaaaaagagataGGATTAtcagaaaaagagaagaagagtcaAAACAGTTTGAAGAGGCAATCAGGGGATTCTGTTGATGAGAAGCAGGTCAAAAGAGGTAAAGAAAATGCTG AGTGGTCTACACAAAATGAGTTATATAATCCTGAGTTGGAGAAGGAAAGTGAGAGAAGGTCACGGAAGAGAAGAGAAGGCTCTGGTGATCGAGACAAATATGTAGATGTTTTAAACGAAAGTGATAGTAGACGGTCGTCATCCAGGTGTGACCGTAGTAAAGATGAAAGGCAGAGAGATGGAAAACATAAAGATGGATATGGAGATAAGTATCAGCATGGTGGTAAAGATGACAAGGATAGGGATGCTATGTATTTAGAGGATGTGGACAAGGATAGAAAACAGCATGATGAAAAAAGTCGGGAATATAGTGATAGAGATGGTCGACATAGAGAGGGTAAGTACCAGGAGGATGGTGAAATAGATAACAGGCACATGCATGAGAAGTATCTTAATGATGGTGACAGAGATAGTAGGCGCAAGAATGATAAGCATCAAGAAGATGGTGAAAGAGAGAGGAGAGATAGGGATGACAAGTATCGTGAAGATAGCGATAAAGATGATAGGCATAGGGATGATAAGTATCGAGAAGATGGAGATAAAGATGGCTGTCACAATGAAGATATATATCATGAAAATGTTGAAAGAGATGATAGGCAGAGGAATAGCAAGTACAGAGAAGCCAGTGAAAGAGATAGTAGACGCAGGGATGACAAGCAAGCAGATGAAAATGACAAAGACAAGAGACTCAGGTATGCCAAGTACAAGGATGAACGTGCTCCAAGAGACCGTTTAGGTGACAGGTCTGGTGCTAAGCATCCGAGGGATGAGAGTTATGCTGCTGATTTGCAGCCTAGAAAGTCAAGTAAGCATGAAGGCAGCCCTGGTTATGATGATCTAACAAGGTTTAAAGATgacagaggaagaagaagaaccgGTGCTAAAGAGGACATTGGTGATATTAGATCTCGAAGTATTAAAGAACTACGATCTGATGCAGAGAAGAGATCCATGAGCAGTGCTACAGTAGACTTGGTCACTGAGAGCGGAAGATCTATCTCCAGGAATGCTGAAATAGAACTTGTTCCGAGCAACAACAGACGCTGGACTTCACCTAGTTCTGGATCTCATGCTACAAGGGATTATTACAG GTTCTCAAAGCAAGATGGATCTAAGCACAAGGATTATCCTTATGAGGAAAGGGTTCGACATGGCGTCACTAGAGATTATGCTGGTTCTGCTGGAGCAGTGGAGAAAAATTCTTCTTCTCGGAAAACGGAGAAACTGATGCAAAGGGAAGACAATATTCTCGGAGAGTCTTCAGCTGAAAGGCGTTTCAAATCAGATCTTTGCAGTTCTCCTTTACAGCAGGTGGATAAATCCCCTTCATCAGCAAGCTATGATAGGAGACACTCAAGTAGATCAGAAGTATGGAGGACCCTTGAAGCTGAGGAATCAACACAGAGGAGTGGTGGCTCCCGGGATGTAAAGGAAGGCAGAGGAAGCCGTGACTTGGTTGGGAAAGCACTCGCAGGTGATAACTTGTCCTTTATAGATGGAGATAATGTCTCTGTTTCTTCACCTTATACTAGAAGGAGTCACTTCTCTGTCAATTCAAAGTCTGTGTTGCCTGCTCCTCCCCCCTTTAGGTCAGGGGGTGACAGCCCTTTGATTTTTGGCTTTTCAGAGGATGATGGTAGAGGGAAGTCAAACAACCACCACAGAAGAATTAATGATCCTAATATTGGAAGAATGCAAGGACATGGTTGGAAGAGGGTTCCAAACTGGCCGTTGCCTGTTGCAAATGGGTTCATGCCTTTCCAACATGGTCCCCCTCCTGTTGGTTTTCATCCAATGATACCGCAGTTCCCTACACCACCAGTATTTGGTGGGAGACCTTCAATGGACTTGAGTCACCCTGGAATTACTTACCATATACCAGATGCTGACCATTTTCCTGGCCATGTTCGACCGATGGGTTGGCGAACTCCAGTTGATGGTTCATGCGGTCCTCCAATGCATGGGTGGAATGCTAACAATGCTGTTTCTGGTGAAGAAGCTCACCTTAATGGCAGACCAGACTGGGACCAGCCTAGGACACTGTCAAATAGTGGTATGAGTTGGGAGATAAGTGATGCGTGGAAGGGGCCACTAACAGGAAGCAGTGTGGAGCTGCCATCTGGTTCACAGAAGGAGGACTATTCAGTTCAGGAAGAGGAGTCAGCTCAACCAGTTCAGAGTGAGCAAAAGCAGACTGATGCAGATGATCAAAGCAATGACATCAGTCAGTCCAGGGGTGCTCTTGGGGAGAGTACATCTGAAAATTTGAAGACTACTCCTGAAGAGCAACCAATTGAGGTGAAGCCATCGGAGAAAGACGATTCTCTTCTTTGTCATGTTTACCTCTCAAAGCTTGATATATCTGCAGAGCTTACAGAGCCTGAGTTGTTTGATCAATGCATAAGTTTAATCGATGTCGATAAGAAAATGACATCTTATGTTGATGATTCCAGAATTTTGTTTTTGGAG GGGCATGTAGCAGCCTCCATAACGATACCAAGTAAATTTTCAAGTGGTCCACCTTTTGCTGTTATGACTGATTCTGTTTTTCAG AAAGCGCTGTCCCTTTACCAGGAGAGAAGAGAAGTTAAAGTCATGAATTGCAAGAAGTGGTCATTTCCTGGTCAGGACGGAAAGGCTTATCCAGGACATAAGTTCGAGAATTTCAGTTCAGAATGCGGTGAAACTACGGAGCCTGCCATGGCTGGGAACATGCTAGAAGAAGATGGTGATCTGGGGGTTGTAGGTTCTTCAAAATCAAGCTGTCCTGAGACATCAGAGCCAATGACCGTTGACGGAGAGGAGAAATCTGAATTTCGTCTTTCCACGGCGGAAAGTGTTGGGATGGAAGGGGAAACAGTTCTGGGTGTAGCCGAGGAGGGAAATCCCCTGTCTGCTGAAGAGGTGGAAGGATCTTCTGAGTCTCCAACTGAGATGTCTAAAGATTTGAATAGGAGCAATGATTCCGTGGGGAATTTTTCTGATGATTTTAAGAAGGAAAAGGAGATAGTTGATGTTAAATGTGATCCTTTGCTATTGCCCTGTGTGTCTTCTGAGGCGTTTGAGGCAGTGATGCCAGAGTCAATTGAGTTTGGGTCAGTAAATTTAAGTCGGATACATCATTCTCCTGAAAGTACACATTGA
- the LOC107816395 gene encoding uncharacterized protein LOC107816395 isoform X3, with protein sequence MPQSSKQKSHKQSKHSAKGSRDCSDSDEDMKMTERSSKEENSATSVEKRKTSGKDLISYGNGESKEMKGKSLKIDAEKGLKEKEMKNLADSKSKCSKRQESSREKKEENVVASLVEKEDSKSGRVAKRKSEKYSARKEGKDSREVKEKEIGLSEKEKKSQNSLKRQSGDSVDEKQVKRGKENAEWSTQNELYNPELEKESERRSRKRREGSGDRDKYVDVLNESDSRRSSSRCDRSKDERQRDGKHKDGYGDKYQHGGKDDKDRDAMYLEDVDKDRKQHDEKSREYSDRDGRHREGKYQEDGEIDNRHMHEKYLNDGDRDSRRKNDKHQEDGERERRDRDDKYREDSDKDDRHRDDKYREDGDKDGCHNEDIYHENVERDDRQRNSKYREASERDSRRRDDKQADENDKDKRLRYAKYKDERAPRDRLGDRSGAKHPRDESYAADLQPRKSSKHEGSPGYDDLTRFKDDRGRRRTGAKEDIGDIRSRSIKELRSDAEKRSMSSATVDLVTESGRSISRNAEIELVPSNNRRWTSPSSGSHATRDYYRFSKQDGSKHKDYPYEERVRHGVTRDYAGSAGAVEKNSSSRKTEKLMQREDNILGESSAERRFKSDLCSSPLQQVDKSPSSASYDRRHSSRSEVWRTLEAEESTQRSGGSRDVKEGRGSRDLVGKALAEDDGRGKSNNHHRRINDPNIGRMQGHGWKRVPNWPLPVANGFMPFQHGPPPVGFHPMIPQFPTPPVFGGRPSMDLSHPGITYHIPDADHFPGHVRPMGWRTPVDGSCGPPMHGWNANNAVSGEEAHLNGRPDWDQPRTLSNSGMSWEISDAWKGPLTGSSVELPSGSQKEDYSVQEEESAQPVQSEQKQTDADDQSNDISQSRGALGESTSENLKTTPEEQPIEVKPSEKDDSLLCHVYLSKLDISAELTEPELFDQCISLIDVDKKMTSYVDDSRILFLEGHVAASITIPSKFSSGPPFAVMTDSVFQKALSLYQERREVKVMNCKKWSFPGQDGKAYPGHKFENFSSECGETTEPAMAGNMLEEDGDLGVVGSSKSSCPETSEPMTVDGEEKSEFRLSTAESVGMEGETVLGVAEEGNPLSAEEVEGSSESPTEMSKDLNRSNDSVGNFSDDFKKEKEIVDVKCDPLLLPCVSSEAFEAVMPESIEFGSVNLSRIHHSPESTH encoded by the exons ATGCCTCAAAGTTCGAAGCAGAAATCGCACAAGCAGAGTAAACACAGTGCTAAGGGGAGTAGAGACTGTTCGGATTCTGACGAGGATATGAAGATGACGGAGAGGAGTAGTAAGGAGGAGAATTCAGCAACTTCCGTTGAGAAGCGTAAAACTTCTGGTAAAGATCTGATTAGCTATGGAAATGGTGAAAGCAAAGAAATGAAgggaaaaagtttgaaaattgaTGCTGAGAagggattaaaagaaaaagaaatgaagaatcTGGCTGATTCTAAGAGTAAATGTAGTAAAAGGCAGGAGAGtagtagagagaagaaagaggagAATGTTGTTGCCTCATTGGTGGAGAAAGAGGACAGTAAGAGTGGAAGGGTAGCAAAGAGGAAATCTGAGAAGTATTCGGCCCGGAAAGAGGGTAAGGATTCAAgggaagtaaaggaaaaagagataGGATTAtcagaaaaagagaagaagagtcaAAACAGTTTGAAGAGGCAATCAGGGGATTCTGTTGATGAGAAGCAGGTCAAAAGAGGTAAAGAAAATGCTG AGTGGTCTACACAAAATGAGTTATATAATCCTGAGTTGGAGAAGGAAAGTGAGAGAAGGTCACGGAAGAGAAGAGAAGGCTCTGGTGATCGAGACAAATATGTAGATGTTTTAAACGAAAGTGATAGTAGACGGTCGTCATCCAGGTGTGACCGTAGTAAAGATGAAAGGCAGAGAGATGGAAAACATAAAGATGGATATGGAGATAAGTATCAGCATGGTGGTAAAGATGACAAGGATAGGGATGCTATGTATTTAGAGGATGTGGACAAGGATAGAAAACAGCATGATGAAAAAAGTCGGGAATATAGTGATAGAGATGGTCGACATAGAGAGGGTAAGTACCAGGAGGATGGTGAAATAGATAACAGGCACATGCATGAGAAGTATCTTAATGATGGTGACAGAGATAGTAGGCGCAAGAATGATAAGCATCAAGAAGATGGTGAAAGAGAGAGGAGAGATAGGGATGACAAGTATCGTGAAGATAGCGATAAAGATGATAGGCATAGGGATGATAAGTATCGAGAAGATGGAGATAAAGATGGCTGTCACAATGAAGATATATATCATGAAAATGTTGAAAGAGATGATAGGCAGAGGAATAGCAAGTACAGAGAAGCCAGTGAAAGAGATAGTAGACGCAGGGATGACAAGCAAGCAGATGAAAATGACAAAGACAAGAGACTCAGGTATGCCAAGTACAAGGATGAACGTGCTCCAAGAGACCGTTTAGGTGACAGGTCTGGTGCTAAGCATCCGAGGGATGAGAGTTATGCTGCTGATTTGCAGCCTAGAAAGTCAAGTAAGCATGAAGGCAGCCCTGGTTATGATGATCTAACAAGGTTTAAAGATgacagaggaagaagaagaaccgGTGCTAAAGAGGACATTGGTGATATTAGATCTCGAAGTATTAAAGAACTACGATCTGATGCAGAGAAGAGATCCATGAGCAGTGCTACAGTAGACTTGGTCACTGAGAGCGGAAGATCTATCTCCAGGAATGCTGAAATAGAACTTGTTCCGAGCAACAACAGACGCTGGACTTCACCTAGTTCTGGATCTCATGCTACAAGGGATTATTACAG GTTCTCAAAGCAAGATGGATCTAAGCACAAGGATTATCCTTATGAGGAAAGGGTTCGACATGGCGTCACTAGAGATTATGCTGGTTCTGCTGGAGCAGTGGAGAAAAATTCTTCTTCTCGGAAAACGGAGAAACTGATGCAAAGGGAAGACAATATTCTCGGAGAGTCTTCAGCTGAAAGGCGTTTCAAATCAGATCTTTGCAGTTCTCCTTTACAGCAGGTGGATAAATCCCCTTCATCAGCAAGCTATGATAGGAGACACTCAAGTAGATCAGAAGTATGGAGGACCCTTGAAGCTGAGGAATCAACACAGAGGAGTGGTGGCTCCCGGGATGTAAAGGAAGGCAGAGGAAGCCGTGACTTGGTTGGGAAAGCACTCGCAG AGGATGATGGTAGAGGGAAGTCAAACAACCACCACAGAAGAATTAATGATCCTAATATTGGAAGAATGCAAGGACATGGTTGGAAGAGGGTTCCAAACTGGCCGTTGCCTGTTGCAAATGGGTTCATGCCTTTCCAACATGGTCCCCCTCCTGTTGGTTTTCATCCAATGATACCGCAGTTCCCTACACCACCAGTATTTGGTGGGAGACCTTCAATGGACTTGAGTCACCCTGGAATTACTTACCATATACCAGATGCTGACCATTTTCCTGGCCATGTTCGACCGATGGGTTGGCGAACTCCAGTTGATGGTTCATGCGGTCCTCCAATGCATGGGTGGAATGCTAACAATGCTGTTTCTGGTGAAGAAGCTCACCTTAATGGCAGACCAGACTGGGACCAGCCTAGGACACTGTCAAATAGTGGTATGAGTTGGGAGATAAGTGATGCGTGGAAGGGGCCACTAACAGGAAGCAGTGTGGAGCTGCCATCTGGTTCACAGAAGGAGGACTATTCAGTTCAGGAAGAGGAGTCAGCTCAACCAGTTCAGAGTGAGCAAAAGCAGACTGATGCAGATGATCAAAGCAATGACATCAGTCAGTCCAGGGGTGCTCTTGGGGAGAGTACATCTGAAAATTTGAAGACTACTCCTGAAGAGCAACCAATTGAGGTGAAGCCATCGGAGAAAGACGATTCTCTTCTTTGTCATGTTTACCTCTCAAAGCTTGATATATCTGCAGAGCTTACAGAGCCTGAGTTGTTTGATCAATGCATAAGTTTAATCGATGTCGATAAGAAAATGACATCTTATGTTGATGATTCCAGAATTTTGTTTTTGGAG GGGCATGTAGCAGCCTCCATAACGATACCAAGTAAATTTTCAAGTGGTCCACCTTTTGCTGTTATGACTGATTCTGTTTTTCAG AAAGCGCTGTCCCTTTACCAGGAGAGAAGAGAAGTTAAAGTCATGAATTGCAAGAAGTGGTCATTTCCTGGTCAGGACGGAAAGGCTTATCCAGGACATAAGTTCGAGAATTTCAGTTCAGAATGCGGTGAAACTACGGAGCCTGCCATGGCTGGGAACATGCTAGAAGAAGATGGTGATCTGGGGGTTGTAGGTTCTTCAAAATCAAGCTGTCCTGAGACATCAGAGCCAATGACCGTTGACGGAGAGGAGAAATCTGAATTTCGTCTTTCCACGGCGGAAAGTGTTGGGATGGAAGGGGAAACAGTTCTGGGTGTAGCCGAGGAGGGAAATCCCCTGTCTGCTGAAGAGGTGGAAGGATCTTCTGAGTCTCCAACTGAGATGTCTAAAGATTTGAATAGGAGCAATGATTCCGTGGGGAATTTTTCTGATGATTTTAAGAAGGAAAAGGAGATAGTTGATGTTAAATGTGATCCTTTGCTATTGCCCTGTGTGTCTTCTGAGGCGTTTGAGGCAGTGATGCCAGAGTCAATTGAGTTTGGGTCAGTAAATTTAAGTCGGATACATCATTCTCCTGAAAGTACACATTGA